In Devosia beringensis, a single window of DNA contains:
- a CDS encoding FadR/GntR family transcriptional regulator translates to MSEILNVRRSLSDAVFDRIQRAIKSGAYGVDERLPTEHAMAAEFQVSRPVVRDALQRLRDQGLIYSRRGAGSFVREQGLREPLGFGQMENLSDLQHCYDFRLTIEPEGAAMAATRRSPEALQKIKTALSLLRDATNRQAHRADADFMFHLSIAQASANPYFATAMQALEDHIAVGMRFHGLSLRSTSDGLQHVFVEHTAVFEAIAAGDAEAARQRMKAHLSGSRDRLFEPKR, encoded by the coding sequence ATGTCGGAAATTCTCAATGTAAGGCGCAGCCTTTCTGACGCGGTGTTCGACCGCATCCAGCGGGCCATCAAGTCTGGTGCCTATGGCGTGGACGAACGCCTGCCGACCGAGCATGCCATGGCCGCCGAATTCCAGGTGTCCCGGCCGGTGGTGCGCGATGCGCTGCAGCGGCTGCGCGACCAAGGGCTGATCTATTCGCGCCGTGGCGCCGGCAGCTTCGTGCGCGAACAGGGGCTGCGCGAGCCGCTCGGCTTCGGGCAGATGGAAAACCTGTCCGACCTGCAGCATTGCTACGATTTCCGCCTCACCATCGAGCCGGAGGGGGCCGCCATGGCGGCCACGCGTCGCTCGCCGGAGGCCCTGCAGAAGATCAAGACGGCGCTGAGCCTGCTGCGCGACGCCACCAATAGGCAGGCGCACCGGGCCGATGCCGATTTCATGTTTCACCTGAGCATTGCCCAGGCCTCGGCCAATCCCTATTTCGCCACGGCAATGCAGGCGCTGGAAGATCATATTGCCGTGGGCATGCGGTTTCATGGCCTGTCGCTGCGCAGCACCAGCGACGGGCTGCAGCATGTGTTTGTCGAGCATACGGCGGTGTTCGAGGCCATTGCGGCCGGCGATGCCGAGGCGGCGCGCCAGCGGATGAAGGCGCATCTCTCAGGCTCGCGCGATCGCCTGTTTGAACCCAAGCGCTAA
- a CDS encoding type II 3-dehydroquinate dehydratase, whose protein sequence is MKPIYVLNGPNLNRLGKREPTIYGTTTLAEVEELCRSTAGDTPIVFHQTNSEEKLVELVHEAIDEGAGIIINPAAFTFTSLALLDALKMFEGPVIEFHISNIHKREPIYHRSYVSMRADAVMAGLGARGYATAMRSMLEMIAAR, encoded by the coding sequence ATGAAACCGATCTATGTGCTCAACGGCCCCAATCTCAACCGCCTGGGCAAGCGCGAACCCACCATCTATGGCACCACGACGCTGGCCGAGGTCGAAGAGCTCTGCCGGTCCACCGCCGGCGACACGCCCATCGTCTTCCACCAGACCAATAGCGAGGAAAAGCTGGTCGAGCTGGTGCATGAGGCCATCGACGAGGGCGCCGGGATCATCATCAACCCCGCCGCCTTCACCTTCACCTCGCTGGCGCTGCTCGATGCGCTCAAGATGTTCGAGGGTCCGGTGATCGAGTTCCACATCTCCAACATCCACAAGCGCGAGCCGATCTACCACCGCTCTTATGTCTCCATGCGCGCCGATGCGGTCATGGCGGGCCTGGGTGCCAGGGGCTACGCCACCGCTATGCGGTCCATGCTGGAAATGATCGCGGCGCGCTGA
- a CDS encoding TRAP transporter large permease has translation MTLSLAFNAALITIIVTAVLGLPMGLSMICGSILYLLIRGQDMGIVAEQLLNGMYSNYIMLAVPLFILAAEIMNSGSLSERLLKWCDAIVGRFRGGLAQVNVLQSIVFAGMSGSAVADAAGSGKMMQFMMTKDGKYTPSYAAALTAVTAVIGPIIPPSIPMVLYALISDASIGYLFLAGIIPGLLMAGAMMVLIAITARLKNFPVEPPTPLRELPRMTWHALPVLLMPAVLMFGIYGGITTPTEAAAIAAFYALIVSVVIYRSVSAREFYASLLTSAKTTASIGMLIAGALVFNYVVTVENIPRSLSTMLIAWDLDPITFLIAVNILLIVLGCLLEGTTILLVIVPIFIPTAQALGIDMVHFGVVVVVNIMLGLITPPFGLLLFIMTRISGASMRELVTDVFPFLLALIGALLLFTFVPETVLWLPRTFGYGG, from the coding sequence TCGATCCTTTATCTGCTGATCCGCGGCCAGGACATGGGCATCGTCGCCGAGCAGCTGCTCAACGGCATGTATTCCAACTACATCATGCTGGCCGTGCCACTGTTCATCCTTGCCGCCGAGATCATGAATTCCGGCTCGCTGTCGGAACGGCTGCTGAAATGGTGCGACGCCATTGTCGGCCGGTTCCGCGGCGGCCTGGCCCAGGTCAATGTACTGCAATCCATCGTCTTTGCCGGTATGTCCGGCTCGGCCGTCGCCGATGCGGCCGGCAGCGGCAAGATGATGCAATTCATGATGACCAAGGACGGCAAGTATACCCCGAGCTACGCGGCCGCGCTGACGGCGGTGACCGCGGTGATCGGCCCGATCATTCCCCCGTCCATTCCCATGGTGCTCTATGCCCTGATCTCGGACGCCTCGATCGGCTACCTGTTTCTCGCCGGCATCATTCCCGGCCTGCTGATGGCCGGCGCCATGATGGTGCTCATCGCAATCACTGCCCGGCTCAAGAATTTTCCCGTTGAACCGCCAACCCCGCTGCGTGAACTGCCGCGCATGACCTGGCACGCTTTGCCGGTCCTGCTGATGCCGGCCGTGCTGATGTTCGGCATCTATGGCGGCATCACCACCCCGACCGAAGCCGCCGCCATCGCCGCCTTCTATGCGCTGATCGTGTCCGTCGTTATCTACCGCAGCGTCAGCGCCCGCGAATTCTACGCCTCGCTGCTGACCAGCGCCAAGACCACCGCCTCGATCGGCATGCTGATCGCCGGGGCCCTGGTGTTCAACTATGTGGTGACCGTCGAGAACATCCCGCGCAGCCTCAGCACCATGCTGATCGCCTGGGACCTCGACCCGATCACCTTCCTGATAGCCGTCAACATCCTGCTGATCGTGCTCGGCTGCCTGCTTGAAGGCACCACCATCCTCCTCGTCATCGTGCCCATCTTCATCCCCACCGCGCAGGCGCTCGGCATCGACATGGTGCATTTCGGCGTCGTGGTGGTGGTCAATATCATGCTCGGCCTCATCACCCCGCCCTTCGGCCTGCTGCTGTTCATCATGACCCGCATATCGGGGGCCTCGATGCGCGAGCTGGTCACTGACGTCTTCCCTTTCCTCCTCGCGCTGATCGGAGCGCTGCTGCTGTTCACCTTTGTGCCCGAGACCGTGCTCTGGCTCCCCCGCACCTTCGGCTATGGCGGCTAG